The Pelodiscus sinensis isolate JC-2024 chromosome 32, ASM4963464v1, whole genome shotgun sequence genomic sequence CAGGAGTGAGCTGTTTGGGACATGCCAAGGGCCTCTTGTTTTGGCAACTTTTCTCCTTCTGTTTGGCTTTGCTGCTGTTGCTAACTGTAAACAGCTCTCCAGGGCAGAACTGCAGGTACCAAACGCTCGTGGCCCTGCGGCCACTGGCCCCTGGACCCCAAAACCTGATCCGAGCCCACCCCGTGGAAGTAAAGGTGCGAGGCCTTACAGCCACTTggagcacatctacattgcaaaaaCAGACCCACACCCGGgagtctcagagcctggctcCCTAGGCTAGGCTTGCGCTGCTGGGTTAAAAATAGTCCTGTAGACTCTGCGGGGCCccagccaggtctacactgcagcacaaaCCTGTGTGAGTGGGCCCAATCTCTGAGAATTGCTGCCAAGGGTCTATTTtcacagtgtagatgttctcttagAGCGCCCGGAGAAGAGGGCAGTGGGCAGCTAACCTGTAGCCATGACAACACATTCGGGTGGGCGCTGCACGTCTCCACAGGACAGCTGTTTTGTTTTGATGCCTCAACTTGTTTGAGACATTCAGTTTATTGTTCCGTTAACTCGTGTCAGTGGGAACCCGGCAGCCATGGTTGGGATCAGGGCTGCATTGTACCAGGACCTGCACAGTCCACTCTGGCCCTGAGGGGCTCACACTCAGCTGACCAGACCAGGGTGGCAGGGGAAACCAAGGCAGGCAGGGACTCTTCCGGCACTGTGTCAGGCCCCAGGTGTCCGGATTCCCACATCTAGTAGGCTGCTCTGCCTACCAAAAGCTGGTGTTCCAAAGGGACTGTGAAGCCCCCAGCTCCTACTGACTTCCCCTGGGACCTGGGCCCCTGACTCTCGCAGGCCCTGCTGGAAACCCTGGCCAGGAGATGCCCCGTTCAATTCCAACATGAACCCAATGCTTTGGAAGCCTGGGAATGAGCAGTTGCCCAGCAGGCAGGACAGGGGCTGGGAGAGCCAGGGGCCTGCGTGGGGCAGGGGTCTGAGCTGGACCATGGGCATTGACTCTGCTCTGTCTCTCATTCCCTTCTAGGGTGTCAGAAGCACCGTGAGCAGGTACGTCCGGGCTCTGCCTGTCCCTTGTGCCCTGTCATGCTGGGAAGAGGCTCAGAGACCAGGCTATAGATCCAGCACCCCATGCCGTGGTCTCACgctctctccccctcaccccaaaGTGTTTCTGCCATGGCCCATCCTTGTGGAAGGGATTGACCCACGGTCTCTGGGATGgaaagccctgcctgggggccagGCTACCTGAGGGGATCAGtccccaggctgtggggctgcctTTCACCCCAAAGACCCTCGTAGCTGCTGGAAGGGCTGGGGATTTAGGACACAGCCATGAGATGAACAAACACTTTTGTATCCCCTGCAGGGCTGAGAAGGTGACTTCACAGCATTTGATGCTCATTTCCCAGAAgctgggcaggaggagctgggcatTTCCTCGAGGGAGCAGACTGCTGACAGCGCTTGGGGgatttgtgggtaaaactcattCTCTGAGCAGTGTGAAAGCAGGGTGGGGAGGCCTCCCAGGGGAAATGCCAGGGAGCTGGGGATATGGAgatctatccatctatctatctgccTACCTACCTATCTGTCGCTGAGTACAATTCACTCTCATGCTTCAAGCTTTCATTCAGTTGcatgcaggggtcaggaaggaatttattTCCCCAGTGCAGACTTGGTCAGATGTATTCTggatttttatgtttgttttttgctttcctTTAAAGTATCAGGGATGGGCAACAGCTGGAGATGGGATTCTAGGTAGGTGGCACAATGCTTTGAGGCAGGACAGAGAATCCTCTGTCTGGATACTTGGCTGGTGGGTCCTTCTCATATGCTCAGGGTCAGACTGATCACCGAGCTAGAGTCTGGGAAGGAATTGGGCCCTAGCTCAGACTGGCAGgaccttgagatgggggagatcAGCTTCCTCTGtggcatggggcatggatcaccTACTGGGATTGTCTGACCACTTCCCACCTACTCAGTTCCCAGGCCTCAAGCATTGGGATACCACGGTCCCTCCtggtcccttcctgtcctccccctcccctctgcactccccagcagcagtaggggaagtagagcaaAGCGGGGTCCAcccccccacacttcccagcaacagcagcagcaccagcaggggaagcagagaaaggtggccccagctgctttgctccctggcctCATCGGTCCACTTCCCACCGGTCTTACCCCCTCCCCTGGAGCGGCACAACCAGgagagcaaagcagctggaggTGCCTTTCTCTGCTTCCCTTGCTGCTGCCGGGGAGTGGGGGTAAGGGTTGTGAACCACTCCTACAGGCACCAGGTCCCCCCGCATAGTCCCCTACTGGCCCCTTATATCCCCCCATGTGTCGCCCCAGCCCTCCTGGCAGGAACACTTGTCCCCACCCCCTCTAACTTCCCAGGGCTCTGAGCCCCCTGCTATACCTGTGCACTGACAGCACACCAACCTACTCCTGTAGCCTCTGAGGGGTTTTATTTGATGCTAGAAACTTTTTCTTCTCTGAGTTTAATTCTCAGCTCTGGCACAGACGTCCTCGCTGACCTTAGCCAAGTCACTTAATGTGCCTCCATTCCCCAACTGTGGAATGCGTCCCAGAGGTCAGAGGGGAAAGCGATGAGAGTGAGGACGGCCTGGTGGCTGCAGAGAAATGTGGCGTGtttctctcccaccccacatGACACATTCAAGGCACAAGATTTCGTGATCCGATACTTCGGGGGGAACATCAGCCTTCACGGCTGTGCCATTTCTGTGTCTAGAAAACCTCTTTGAGGTTGCTTGTGAAGTTTTTTGTGGCTCCTTTTGTGCCACTGGCCTGTTGGTACACAGCTCAGTCCAGAGCCATTACGTAAAGGCATCTTGAGTGCCGTGCAAAATAGTTGTGGAGTGAAGTGCATCCAGGAGGTGAGGTGTGTTGTGCGGCACAGTTTGAGGGGCCTGAGAGCATGGCCTGCAGAGGAAGGATGGACCCAGGGGTAGGGCACTCACTTGAGAAATGTGTGTTCAATTTCTTGTGCTATCAGGGACTTCTTCAGGACGTTATGTGGGTAAGTCATGTGTTTAGAATAGCAATGCCTAGCAGATTTAGGCACCTGGATCTCATCTGCAAAAGGCATGTAGGCACTTTGTAAATCCCAACCCACACCAGTGAAACTGTGAAGCCAAAGTAAAAGTGCAGAGTTGTCTGTGTAACTGTGTCTCTGCTAGGCGGCTTTTCCTAGCATGGCTCTCCTTCCCGAACAGGTCACAGATTCATGTTTTAATGGTTTCTGACTTCCAATGGCATCAGTGTTCCTGCAACActaaagtgcttttgaaaattccatctcATGTTTCTCCTTAGTACCTTCAGGGCCAGATTTCCACTTGGCTCACATGAACCCTGCGGGGATGAACTTCTCTGGAATAAACCTCTTGATTTCCAACTAATGTGAGCGCGGGGTTGTGTGTTCCAGGTTCCTTTTCCTTGCAAGTCCTTCCCTGGACGAGGAATAAATGTGCAGTCCTGGCTGTTTGCATTGCCCTGGCAGTTTGTCTGCTCAAAATACATGGTAAGAATCACTAGTGGAGACTTGCTGAACTGGCAGAAAGATGGGGGGCAGAGAACCCTGGCTGGGAATGGGTTTTCATTCACACGTTTCGCTAAGGCTCATTTACAGCTGGCTTATGAACTGACAGCTAGATGTCCTAAGCATGATCCAGACCGGAGCAGTATGTATCAGAGATGGTTCTGCACTCACTAGAAGTGAACTACCTGCTGGACTCAGTAGCAGCCTATAGCAATTTAACAAGCCTCTATTAAAATACCCATTAATCATTTATTATAAACGAGCagatttacccggcgttgctcagatccttagctcaattaatttttgtttcatgcttcacttaaatcattgctctggctggggctgggagtgaggggttcaggatgcaggctgccctggggagagaggacaaaccctagccctctctcagcacagcagcttgggcccaggtgagaagcacctctccatggccactgcagctccactgAGCACAGtcaagggaggggtgcatgtccaccagctggggcaggtccaggtaaGGTTGGGTGGGGCCACTgatcccccagcagcagcagcagctctgggttGGATGCCATGGCCAGGGTGGGGGCATTGAGACTCCCCTTCCCCGGCCCCAATGCTAAACTGCCCCAGCTAGGGGGGAAGCACAAACATTAGCTGGCCTAGAATGAAGCTGGTGCAGCAGCTCTatgctggggctggtgggcagAGGTGGCATTCTGCGCATTCTCCCTGAGCCCGCCCTCAGCCTTCTTTCAGTATTCGCCCAGTTAGGTcggttttgaggactgtacttgctttgatgagtctgtctctcttctgtttggCTTTATGAGCAGCAATccctttccaggcacatcctgttttcctggcacaagcacaccctgaccttgctttaagtgatgattagaggaagctgcatactgaatttggtggctcGAGCTTTGGCCCTTtagagaagttcttgaacagagagGCAGACTCTCTAAAACATATCTTAGACAAGTTATAAACAACCTACGTATACAACATAACCAATTTCTAATGAGGGTTTTTTGAAAACCCTCTGAACAGAGCTGAAACATGGCGAGGTCTTCCCTAGCAGATAGGGCTAAAGAGAGAACCCCAAGGTTCTGAACCAAACACTAGAAAAAAGCAGGGTAAAGGAGCTGCTTTTGTGGGGGGTTCTTTTGACACTGCCACCAGGGCAGCACATCCCCTCAGCAACATCCAATCAGCAGCACAATCCCTACTATAGGGTACTGGTTTAAAGATGATTGTACTGGTGTAGCTTGTTCCTTTGGGGACTGGGAATAAATTACACCAGTAACTGCATCTACATTTGCACCATTATATCACTTAATAATCACACTTCTAATCAACACACTCCCATCGACACAAGCACAGTgagtagaccaggccttacaCCATCATTTCAATGTACATTCCTGAAAAAAGATGCTCTTATTAATCATAtgtttatttctgtttcttttttaggGACTTACCCTGCCAAATTTGGTAAGTTGGAGCCTTGCCCCCATATATTATATGCAGCCTGGCAAATAAACACCTAGTTTTGGCGgaaaaaaacttccagccctgccagagACTTTTGGCTTTTCCTCTCCTTTTATTGCTgacaaagggccagtgtaaatgctgctgggtttttttgtccACAGAAGAGGCTTCTGCCAGCATCCCACGAGGCCTGCAGTGATAGCTGTGCTCAGTGTagtgtgatctctgctgccctgtgggcccctcccctttcaaagctccaggaagtgtctgacagctgagtgagcagctccattgggggaacaaacaaagagcaaatcattggaatgcttctgttctgccctgtggcaagctgactgctgctgcagtgggagggctggagagactgctgtgctgctttgacattcctcagctcAGAGATCAGCTCTGATTTCCCcctacactgcactgtgggatccTTATCCACAATGTTTTGCTCCCgacaggggagctagcaatgtggtcAGGAAATGTCGACAATAGgaggcagaaaaatcagtttgaccagttttcactttcagaaaCTTTTGCATGTTTACAGCACTTTTGTCAATGAACCTTCCCAGCGTAGATGTAGTCTAAAAGTGCTTTGACTTGTTCTGGAAGCCAGATAAGCTGTCTCTCTATAAAGCACCTTCATGCCAGTATAACTATGTCTGAACTAAGAGATGTACCAGTGACTATTTTGGTAAAAATCACTCCCTTTACCCAAATAGTGATTCCAGGCCTTATTCCTGTAACGGAAGGGAATAAGCTGGGTAGAGCACCGTTATCCtggtataactgcatccacactaggCGTTATATTAATTTATCTGTTTCTGTAGAAAATGACACCCCTGAAGTAAAAGAGAGAATTCAATGTAGATCAGGCCTATGTGGGCTTGGAAAATACATGTTAGATAAAAGGTGGCCCCTTCTGGTCTCAGAATCTAGAAATCTAGGTTGGGGCTTCAGTGTGTTACCATACTATGTGTACTAGTAATGAAATAAGTGACGATCTAGTGAGCTGCATATCTCAGTGGAACACATGCATCCTATGCCCAGAAATGCCCAGCACAGACCTTGGTTTGCCAAACACGATCACCAGAGTCCTTCAGAATAATCCCCTGACAGCAGGGACAATTTCAGAATGAGAGCTGGGAGGAGGCTTTCCCCTAGAAAACAGCATTGTCAAACAAGGGCATTTGTATGAAAAAAtaagtgttttaaaaaatgtctagGTTTTATTTTACCTACAAAAATGTTTGAGTTTGGGCTTTTTCTTtgagttttgttttgctttttgttcATTTTACTTTTTTGGTGGTAATAagggaagaaaatgaaaaacaaacccttgaaaactgaacatttttcagAACAACTTTTAATAAATGTGAAATCATTCCATTTTGAACCTGCGGGACACGGGCCATTTCAAAATCTCCTACTAAAAGTCTTCATTGTTTTTCCACCAGTTCATCCCACATGGTtgcacacacttcacaggaactACCCAGGTACCAGGGCTGCTTGACACACACCTCTTGAAGCCAAACAAGGCTGAATGTGGCAAACGCAGACTGCCTAGTTCCAGTGGCCTGGCCCACCCAATCATATTGCTAGGCCCCTAGCCTGGCTCTGcatggggagtgggactggcaggCACTTTGCAGGTCTCTGGTTGGAGTTGGGTCCATTCTGGGTCATGCCAGGCCTGGGTCTCTAAAgctctgattctctctctctctgcagccaatGTAGTGCTGGACCAGGACACGGCAAACCCCAAGCTCATCCTGTCTGAAGATGGAAAGGTTGTGAGGATGGGAGACTATGTGCAAAGGCTGGTCAGGAACCCCAACAGATTTGACCTTGAGCCATGTGTGCTGGGTATGGAGGGATTCAACTCAGGGAGACATTTCTGGGTGGTGGAGTTAACAGGGAGGTCTGGCTGGGCAGTAGGGGTGGCCAGACAGTCTGTGCTGAGGAAGAGCAGTCTGAGCCTTCATCCTGAGGAGGGGATCTGGGCTGTGCATGAGCAGTTCAACGGGTTCAAGGCTCGCACCTCCCCAAAGAACACTGTGCTCCTGGAGGGGAGCCCTGCGAGGATTCGAATTTACTTGGATtatgaagcagggctggtggcattTTATGATGCTGAGAATGAGGTTCCCATCTTCaatttcacagcctcctttgcCACAGAGAAAATTTTCCCTTTCTTTGGAGTGTGGGGCTCCAGAGTCCAAatcaagctggctcccccagatGCCAAGTAGCCTGCAACACGGGGCCAGTGCTTCGTGCACCAGCTTGTATTTACCCCCATCCAGCCCTTGTACCGTTCCCCTCCCATCTGAAGAAACAGGCCAGCAGGTTAGTGCACCGGGGCCCTGAAGGACTGCGTGGGGAGGGGTCTTCTGGGGAAAGGAGAGTGCTGTAGCAGCTTGTGTGTCATCTGAGCTTGGCACTGCTTGtagctgggagcaaagcctcttgTCCTGTTGGTGCCAAGTGCAACATCCCTGGGGCTCAGCCATGCAGGTCACCTTGGGTGGCTCCCTCAGACTGCAGTCTGTACTGGCACCGTGGGACAGGGCCTGGATCACTGGGATACAGCTCTCCCTCACCCACCTCATGGGTACCAGCCAACCAGCCATGTGTGCTGCTGATCTGTGATCACAACAGTCAAGGCCAGCCTGGGACACTCCCCATCATGAGACACACAAGGCCTGGAACTCATGGAATTCAGAATTAAAGTCAGACGCTGCTTCTCCAGGTCCTAGATGCACCGGAGCTCACATGCTCACCCTGACATGTCCCCCCACGGACACACGTTCAGGACTGATCCACATCTAACCGAGTGACTGAGTCCTGCTTGCCAGAGGCACAGGGAATGATATTATTGTAATAGGAATGACCCTGCGGGTTCAGACCATCTAACCCAGCATCCTCTCTTCCAGCAATGGCTGCCATCTAtgtcagagggaacaaacagaataAGGCAgtcatcaggtgatccctcctTTAATCCAGCCTATCAGTGTAGGACTTGAATGAATGGTCTGTTATGAggggtgggttggttggttggattCTTTGTGTCTCAATTCACTGGGGAGAATTAAATAATTTTCACAAAACTTGTATCTTTAAAATGAGCTAGTAAGAGACATTAAGGGAAGGAAAACTTAGCTTGCACATTCTGTTTGATTTTGTTTAATAACCTACATTGTTCTGTCTTCAGTCTCTTCTGACCAGTTAAATCCTACCTTTTCCTTCATGCTTAATAAgctcacttttgtttattaataaacccagtgtaaatgttACCTGCGGGGgcagctgtgcatatctctcctTTTACATAAGAAAGAGAGCAGATGATAAGAagcttgctctgtataaaactttataCAGACAGATGTATCTAGCAGCCTGCTCCCACTGCGGCTGTGCACCCGAGGGCTGTGTCAAGCCCTTTTGACTGAGCCTTTCCAGAACGGAGCTGATCTCAGCATCTGTAGTACTGTGCATAGGTCTGTGACCCCATCTCTGTGTCAGTGCTGGAGAAGGCCAGAGGGCTTGGCTCATCAAGATGAGGTAAAGGCATTGCCCAGGGAGGCAGGCTGACCAAAACTATCA encodes the following:
- the LOC102461133 gene encoding E3 ubiquitin-protein ligase TRIM39-like gives rise to the protein MAAGELATRAQAEVTCSVCLEGFKEPVTTDCGHSFCQDCISQYWGQLESNFCCPQCGETCPQGNLRPSKELRNMVGSVRDLSSQVAHEPEGERVCDRHQEALKLFCEEDQMPICLVCRESRAHRTHPVLPMEEAAQEYKDQIQSHLQRLRKERWELLGFQSAEEKASEKLMRQVALERQRVTSECEQLRQLLAKEEGLRLAQLGELDSMITRRKKESVTRLGEEISRLSALIVELEGKCQQPAPEFLQGVRSTVSRAEKVTSQHLMLISQKLGRRSWAFPRGSRLLTALGGFVGSFSLQVLPWTRNKCAVLAVCIALAVCLLKIHGTYPAKFANVVLDQDTANPKLILSEDGKVVRMGDYVQRLVRNPNRFDLEPCVLGMEGFNSGRHFWVVELTGRSGWAVGVARQSVLRKSSLSLHPEEGIWAVHEQFNGFKARTSPKNTVLLEGSPARIRIYLDYEAGLVAFYDAENEVPIFNFTASFATEKIFPFFGVWGSRVQIKLAPPDAK